The proteins below come from a single Melospiza melodia melodia isolate bMelMel2 chromosome 12, bMelMel2.pri, whole genome shotgun sequence genomic window:
- the GPR55 gene encoding G-protein coupled receptor 55: MQNSSQCSILLPPGSPCQPTHPFYHTDLDQSQLGPMKGKAVIVLWAEITNSSENCNFTAIDNLARRVQLGLSIPTFIVGLVLNILALRVFCCFWRTQSRTSVYMISLVLADILLVLSLPLKLYSSATEVSGLLCSFLQAPYFVNTYISIFTIVCITVDRYICIKHPFEGRAQQSPRWAVVICCIIWAVAWICSIPIFVFQKEEPMRCFHNMSSQTWSAPYIVFVEIFGFLIPLAVMVFCSAQTIWILLNHGTHDRREVRVIVINLVVFLVCFTPVHLGILLQCLVRQHVIVGCRVRQTISLFLQVSMTFANLNCCLDAIFYYFAAKEFYRRAQLGRVIELCDMRRHRLQWDNAPSQDTDSAVPDLAGTVPQGQGQ; encoded by the exons ATGCAGAACTCGAGTCAGTG CTCCATCCTTCTTCCTCCAGGCTCCCCCTGCCAGCCAACCCACCCCTTTTATCACACTGATCTGGATCAGTCACAGCTGGGACCCATGAAGGGCAAGGCTGTTATTGTGCTTTG GGCAGAAATTACCAACAGCAGTGAGAATTGCAATTTCACAGCCATTGACAACCTGGCACGAAGGGTGCAGCTGGGGCTCTCCATCCCCACCTTCATTGTGGGGCTGGTGCTCAACATCCTGGCCCTGCGTGTGTTCTGCTGCTTTTGGAGGACTCAGAGCAGGACCTCGGTGTACATGATCAGCCTGGTGCTGGCAGACATCCTGCTGGTCCTCTCGCTGCCACTAAAGCTCTACTCCTCTGCCACAGAGGTGTCTGgcctgctctgctccttcctccAGGCTCCTTACTTCGTCAACACCTACATCAGTATCTTCACCATCGTCTGCATCACCGTGGACAGGTACATCTGCATTAAGCACCCCTTTGAAGGCCGAGCTCAGCAATCCCCCAGGTGGGCCGTGGTCATTTGCTGCATCATCTGGGCAGTAGCTTGGATCTGCAGCATCCCAATTTTTGTGTTCCAGAAGGAGGAACCTATGAGATGCTTTCACAACATGTCAAGCCAGACATGGAGTGCCCCCTACATTGTTTTTGTGGAAATATTTGGGTTTCTGATCCCGCTTGCTGTGATGGTTTTCTGCTCCGCTCAAACCATCTGGATTCTCCTGAATCACGGCACTCATGACAGAAGGGAGGTGAGAGTAATTGTCATCAACCTGGTGGTGTTCCTGGTGTGCTTCACACCCGTGCACCTCGGGatcctgctgcagtgcctggtgaggCAGCACGTGATCGTGGGCTGCAGGGTCAGGCAGACCATCAGCCTcttcctccaggtgtccatgacATTTGCCAACCTGAACTGCTGCCTCGATGCCATCTTCTACTATTTTGCTGCAAAGGAATTCTACAGGAGAGCCCAGCTGGGGAGGGTCATTGAGCTGTGTGACATGCGACGGCACCGCCTGCAGTGGGACAATGCCCCTTCCCAGGACACTGACAGTGCTGTGCCTGAcctggcagggactgtgccacagggacaaggacagtga